Part of the Lagenorhynchus albirostris chromosome 19, mLagAlb1.1, whole genome shotgun sequence genome, CCCCTGCATTACAGTCTTCCTCACCCAATGGCCATCCCCCCAAGGGCCCCCTTCCAGGGCTTTCCCCCTCTACCCCCAACTCTACCACCAAAACCCCCACTCTCAGACCCCTCAGTTCCAGGACCTTAACCCCATATTTCCACCCCATCATCCCCTTACCCCTCACCCCAAAGCATCCCAACAGTAGAGGGTCTGGGTCTCAAAccacactccctccctcccttctctaccCCCAAAGGGCCCCCATCTCTGGGGGGAGCCCCTTCTGCCTCTAGCATGTGACTGATGCCCTGGCAACAGGCCTCAGCTCTGCTGACTTGGCTGCTGGGGCCTGTGGGAGGGAGGTGGTGCAGGCTGAGGGGCATGGGAGATGAACCTACCCAGCCCCCTGCCTGTGCCCTGGCCACCCTGCACAGGTCCCTGATGCTGGATGAGGGGTGCCCAACACCAGCCAAATTCAACGCCTGCCCCCTACCTGGTGCCCTCCTGCAGGACCCCTACTTTATCCAATCGGTAGGTttttgcttctctcttctctAGAGCACAGCTTGGTTTATGGAGAGCCTGTTCCCTTTCCACATTccccaaaaagaagagaagatggaGGCCAGCTTTCCCTCCCACCAGACCCAGGCTCCCCAGCATGGGCCCAGCTTCCTCCCTCAAACCTTCCCCCTTAGATCTAGCCCATGTGGTACTGGTTGGGTTCTGGCTCACCCTGTGGCTTGAGGTGAAGGGCTGGGCCTCATCTTCTACTTACAGCCTCTCCCAGAGACCACCCTGGGCCTCAGCAGCCCTCACAGGGCCAGGGGCCCCATCATCTCTGACATTCCGGAAGACTCTCCATCCCCTGAAGGAACCAGGCTTTCTCCCTCCAGTGGTGGCAGGAGGTAAGAGGGACAGGGGCTGCCCTCTGGGGAGCCTGTGGCTGAGGGCCTGGCAGCCCAGATggctgtggggatgggggagagggcagTGCCAGGGTCTGGCTGAAGCTTTTCTCTGGTGCAGGGAGAAGGGCCTGGCACTGCTCAAAGAAGAGCCAGCCAGCCCAGGGGGGGAAGGCGAGGCCGGGCTGGCCCTGGCCCCAAACGAGTGTGACTTCTGCGTGACAGCACCCCCACCGCTGCCTGTGGCTGTGGTGCAGGCCATCCTGGAAGGGAAAGGGAGCCTTAGCCCCGAGGGGCCCAGGAGTGCCCAGCAGCCTGAACCAAGAGGCCCCAGGGAGGTTCCTGACAGGTGAGCAGAGAGACCATTTTTGACTGTAAGCCCTGTGGGCCACTTCTGCAGCTAGATCAGCACTAACTAGCCCCCAGACTTCCCAGCCTTCTCTGCCCCTTGGTGGCTGGCTGGTCGGTTGGGCACCAAGGTCTCACCTGATTTCTGAGAGCTGCTCTAAGGAGTACCAGCTTCAGAGGCCCCTAGAAAGTGGAAACATGTCAGTGGTAgggctcaggaatctgcattttaaatgcaACCACTGGGGTGCTTGTAAAGATTGTAAAGTACGCAacagtttaagaaccactgatgtTGATAATTGCATAGGGAGGGGACACAACCCAAACCTCAGGCCAAAAGTAGGAGGCAGAGGCACTCTGTGTGCCCCTCTACGTGTGTGTGGGGGGATCGTCTTCCAGCATTTTCTATATGTTGTCAGATTTAGATCCTGATGTATTCAGGTTCCTTGGGAACCTAAtggggggtggggttgggcaCTGCAGGCCAACGGCAGTTTTCTGTGCACAGGGGGCCTCTGGACCTGGAGAGAGGAGCCCGGAGCCCGGAGAGTCTGTTGCCTCCAATGCTGCTTCGGGCCCCCCCTGAAGGTGTGGAGCCTGCAGGGCCCCTAGATGTGAGTACACCTTCAGCAGGGCAGAGGCATGGGGCTTGGTGGGGTCCAGCTGCTTGTGCAGCCTGGGGAGGACACCACTGACCCAGAGCTCCCCCTAGGTGCTGGGCACCAGCCTCCAGGGGCGGGAGTGGACTCTCATGGACTTAGACATGGAGCTGTCCCTGgtaagatgggggtggggagggcagggggttcAGAGTTGTTCGGCCAAGCCCTTTGGTCCACAGCTGTTCTCCCTCAGCCAaagccccagctccctccccagcTGCTTCCTGGGGTTCTCTCATGCAGTTGCAGCCCTTGGTTCCAGAGAAGGGTGAGACTGAGCTGGCGGTCAAGGGGTTAAATTCTCCAGGGCCAGGTAATAATTGTGGTGACTTAGGACCTGGGGGAGGCCCATAGGGGCCTGAGCTACCATGATTGCGTGGGCGGGGCAGTTGGTGTCTTGGAGGGAAATCCCCGGAGGCAGGCTGCTCTGCAGAGTACTGCTTAAGCTGCTTGAGCCGCTGGAAGAGAGTGGGGGGTTGAGAGTGGATGTTTCATCCTAACCGGAGGGCAAGGCGAGTGAAGCTCTCCTTCCCTGAAGAAAGGAAGCGACCGTTTCTCCCCGCTGAGCACAGCCCCACTCCTCCTAGGGAAGGACTCCATGCTGGGGACACCACTCCTGCTGGATGTCCAAGCCGCTTTGGGAGGCCCAGCCCTCAGCCTGCCGGGAGCTTTAACCATTTACAGCGCCCCTGAGAGCCGCGCCTCCTACCTGAGCCCAGGGGCCAACCCCTCCCCCTGAGAGCCCCCTCCACTCTGA contains:
- the HSF4 gene encoding heat shock factor protein 4 isoform X1; translation: MQEAPAALPTEPGPSPVPAFLGKLWALVGDPGTDHLIRWSPSGTSFLVSDQSRFAKEVLPQYFKHSNMASFVRQLNMYGFRKVVSIEQGGLLRPERDHVEFQHPSFVRGREQLLERVRRKVPALRGDDGRWRPEDLGRLLGEVQAFRGVQESTEARLRELRQQNEILWREVVTLRQSHGQQHRVIGKLIQCLFGPLQAGSSSAGTKRKLSLMLDEGCPTPAKFNACPLPGALLQDPYFIQSPLPETTLGLSSPHRARGPIISDIPEDSPSPEGTRLSPSSGGRREKGLALLKEEPASPGGEGEAGLALAPNECDFCVTAPPPLPVAVVQAILEGKGSLSPEGPRSAQQPEPRGPREVPDRGPLDLERGARSPESLLPPMLLRAPPEGVEPAGPLDVLGTSLQGREWTLMDLDMELSLLQPLVPEKGETELAVKGLNSPGPGKDSMLGTPLLLDVQAALGGPALSLPGALTIYSAPESRASYLSPGANPSP
- the HSF4 gene encoding heat shock factor protein 4 isoform X2; translated protein: MQEAPAALPTEPGPSPVPAFLGKLWALVGDPGTDHLIRWSPSGTSFLVSDQSRFAKEVLPQYFKHSNMASFVRQLNMYGFRKVVSIEQGGLLRPERDHVEFQHPSFVRGREQLLERVRRKVPALRGDDGRWRPEDLGRLLGEVQAFRGVQESTEARLRELRQQNEILWREVVTLRQSHGQQHRVIGKLIQCLFGPLQAGSSSAGTKRKLSLMLDEGCPTPAKFNACPLPGALLQDPYFIQSGWASSSTYSLSQRPPWASAALTGPGAPSSLTFRKTLHPLKEPGFLPPVVAGAPPPLPVAVVQAILEGKGSLSPEGPRSAQQPEPRGPREVPDRGPLDLERGARSPESLLPPMLLRAPPEGVEPAGPLDVLGTSLQGREWTLMDLDMELSLLQPLVPEKGETELAVKGLNSPGPGKDSMLGTPLLLDVQAALGGPALSLPGALTIYSAPESRASYLSPGANPSP